From the genome of Sporomusa sphaeroides DSM 2875:
CAATGAGCCTGTTTTCCTCAACAGAGGCTGTAGGGCTTACCCCTGCACAACTGGGCAGTACGGTTGCTACTTTCGGCATACCGGAATTTGGCACTAAGTTTGTGCGGCAAATGCTGGAAGATACCAAGCCTAAGACCTTTAGTGAATTGGTGCGGATAAGCGGTTTTTCCCATGGTACTGACGTGTGGCTCAATAACGCGCAAGACCTTATCAGAAATGGCACGGCAAAATTGTCAGAAGCCATTTCTGCACGGGATGACATTATGGTTTATCTCATCCATAAAGGCGTTGATCCGCAGGTGGCTTTCAAAATTATGGAAGGCGTACGTAAAGGAAAAGGCGTAAAACCTGATGATGTTGAGAAAATGCGGGCCAAAGACGTTCCTGAGTGGTACATAGAGTCCTGTCAAAAAATAAAATATATGTTTCCCAAAGCGCATGCTGTGGCTTATGTTATGATGGCCTTCCGGATAGCCTATTGTAAGATACATCATCCTTTGGCCTTTTACGCCTCGTATTTTACGGTTAGAGCCACTGAATTTGATGCTGATTTAATCGTCAAAGGTGATAAAGCAATTAAGGCTGAGCTTACGGCGCTGGAAGAAAAGGGCAATGCTTTGTCGGCTAAAGAAAAAAGCACTCATACCATTTTGGAAATGGCATATGAGATGTATTTGCGCGGTTTTGGCTTTCGGCGGGTTGACCTATACCAATCAGATGCGTCAAAATTTCAGCTGGTGGACAATGGTCTTTTGCCGCCGCTGGGATCTTTGCAGGGAGTAGGAGTATCAGCTGCCCAAAACATTGTAGCTGCCAGGCAGGGTAAGCCTTTTTCATCAATTGAAGATCTGCGGTCCCGCAGCCGGGTTTCGAAAACTGTTATTGATATTCTGAAAACCCATGGATGTTTAGAGGGGCTTGATGACAGTGACCAAACTCAATTGTTTGCCTGATAATTAAAATTGATTAAGTCGGTTGTAAGATTACCATTTTAATGGTATAATAATTGCAGTATAAAAGTATTTGACTTTTTAAGAGTGGGTACCGGCACCCACTCTTTCATCGTATTTCAGCACTAATCAATCTTAGGGTATGAGGGGTAAGAGATTAGGCAAGAATAAAAAGCAGGAACTGTTGCGGCCGGCTTGAGCCGTTGAAGCGGAGGTGTTATAAAAATCATGTCTAAAGAGAAAATAGAATCAGTTGTTGAAAAACTTGTTTCCGACATTATTGCCGATAGTAAGCTTGAATTGGTTGATGTTGAATATGTAAAAGAGCACGACTGGTATCTCAGAGTCTTCTTGGATAAAGAATCAGGTATTGAGATTGATGATTGTCAATGGGTGAGCGAGCAGCTTGAGGCTAAGCTGGATGAAAGTAATTTGATTAAAGATCATTATTATCTTGAAGTATCTTCCCCCGGTCTTGATCGTCCGCTCAAAAAGGAGCGTGATTTTGTCCGTCATGCCGGTGATAAGGTAGAAGTAAAAACCTATGAGGCCATTAATGGACAAAAAGTGCTTGTGGGAAACCTGCTTGGTTTAATTGATGGAGAAGTCCGGATTGATATCGCGGGACAAATTGTGAATATTCCGCGGGAAAAAGCTGCGCAGATCAGATTACATATAGAGTTTTAGCAACAATTGAATAGGGGGGAATTGTATGAACGCTGAATTTATGCAGGCATTTGAACAATTGGGGAAAGAAAAAGGCATTGCGCCGGAAGTTTTGTTTGATGCCATAGAAGCCGCTTTGATCTCAGCCTATAAACGTAACTTCGGTTCGGCACAAAATGTAAGAGTTTCTTTGGATAGAACTACCGGTGAAATACATGTTTATGCCCGGAAGAATGTGGTTGAGGATGTAAGTGATGCACGTCTTGAACTGTCTTTAAAGGAAGCTAAGGCTATTGATCCGCGCTATGAGCTTGAAGATGTGGTTGAATTAGAAGTTACGCCCAAAAACTTCGGCAGAATTGCAGCACAAACAGCTAAGCAGGTTGTTGTGCAACGTATTAGGGAAGCCGAGCGGGGTATGATTTATGAGGAATTTTCCAATCGGGAAAGTGATATTGTAACAGGTATTGTTCAGAGAATTGAACAAAAAAATGTATTTATTGACTTGGGCAAAGCGGAAGCTGTTTTAGCACCTTCTGAACAAATTCCTGATGAAATATATAAACACGCCGACAGATTGAAGACCTATATAGTAGAAGTAAAGAAAACCACCAAAGGGCCCCAAATACTTGTATCCCGAACCCATCCAGGATTATTGAAGCGCTTGTTTGAACTGGAAGTGCCTGAAATTCACGATGGGGTTGTTGAGATAAAATCAGTAGCCAGGGAACCCGGCCTACGATCGAAGATCGCCGTCTACTCCCGTGATGAGACAGTGGATCCTGTAGGTTCCTGTGTAGGCCATAAAGGTATGCGGGTACAGACTATTGTTAACGAGTTAAAAGGCGAAAAAATAGATATAGTTAAATGGAATGCTGATCCGGCAAAATATATAGCCAATGCCTTGAGTCCTGCCCGAGTACTTTCTGTAGATATTCAGGAAGCGGAAAAAATGTCAAGAGTAGTTGTTCCAGACTATCAACTCTCACTGGCTATTGGCAAAGAAGGACAGAACGCACGACTGGCAGCTAAGCTTACTGGTTGGAAAATTGATATTAAGAGTGAATCACAAGCAGCTCAGGCATCAGTTTCACCATTAAGCTCAGCGCAGGAGGAGTTTGAGTGAAAGCCAAAAAGATTCCGTTTAGAATGTGCGTTGGCTGTCAGACCATGAAATCAAAAAAAGAATTGCTGCGGGTGGTCAGAACTCCGGACGGAGAAGTGATACTTGATCCTACCGGCAAAAAAGCCGGACGGGGTGCGTATATGTGCCCGTGTGAGCAATGTTTGACAAAAGCTTTTAAGGAAAAACGCCTGGAAAAGGCGCTTAAACATCAGATTGATGAAGCTGTTTATAATGCGCTGAGGGCCGGGGTTACCGAATGAACGAAAAGAACCTTATGTCGCTTCTGGGATTGGCGCAGAAGGCCGGCAAGATAGTCTCAGGTGATTTTGCGGTTCAGGGTGCTATCAAATCAGGCAAGGCCAGAATGCTGATTGTGGCAAACAATGCATCTGATGCTACGAAAAAAGAGTATCAGTATCAAGCAGAATCCAGGGATATCGTTATCTATTATGCCTTGTCAAAAGAACAACTGGGTGGTGCAATCGGCAAAGCACTACGGGCGGCAGTGGTCATTACCGATAATGGTTTTGTCAAACCGTTAGTCCGGGCGTTAGAAGAGTAAGCTATATCTCCGCTGACTGACCTGTTCGAACTTCCAGCTTCTGCAAGTGGGAGGTAAAGCGGGAAGTCCGGGATTGAGGAGATTAACCTTGTGGCAGGAGTAAAACCTCACTTCAAGGTAAGTCGATTTTATCCGTGGGGGAGAAAGAAAATGGGGGTGGATCAATGTCCAAATACAGAGTATATGAATTAGCCAAAGAATATAATACTACCAGTAAAGTTATTATAGATATTTTAGGTCGCCATAATATTACTGCCAAGAATCATATGAGCAGTGTTGATGAGGATGCAAAGGTCGCAATTGATAGAACGTTTGCCCGTAAAACAGGAGAGCCTAATCCGGGTACGCCTGTCCGCACTGCGCAGTCATCCCAGCCTGCCGCACCGGCTGAACAACGGGTATCGCAGCCTGCAGCCGCTAATGCCGTACCGGCTGCTCATTCTCACCAGCCGTCAAACAGGCCGAATCAGAGTGGGCAGCAACAGAACAGACCGGTCCGCAGCAATCAGTCGCAGAGCAGACCGGGTGTCAATAGCCAGCAGCCGCAGAATCGACCGGGTACCAATAGCCAGCAGCCGCAGAATCGACCGGGTACCAATAGCCAACAGCAACAGAACAGACCGGGTTATAATAACCAACAGCAACAGAACAGACCGGGTTATAATAACCAGCAGCAACAAAACAGACCGGGCTTCAATAATCAGCAACAACAGAACAGGCCGGGCTTTAGTAATCAGCAGCAGCAAAATAGACCGGGCTATAATAATCAGCAACAGCAGAACAGACCGGGTACCAATAACCAGCAGCAACAGAACAGACCCGGCTTTAATAACCAGCAGCAGCGTCCACCGCAAAGGCCACAGACTCCTATGCAACAGTCTGGGCAGCAGCGCCAGCAGCCGAATCCGGCTTCTGGGGCGGATAACAGGCCACAGGGACAGCAAAATTCACAGTTTCAAAATAATAATCGCCGTTCGACCAATAATAATTCGCGCCGTGGCCCCGGGCAGGGGAATAGGAATTCGCAGCAACGTTCCGGCCAGCACAGAAACCAGGCCGGCAGGAATCAGTTTACTCCGCCGAAAGCTGAGATGCCAAAACCTAAGAGCATCAAAATTGGCGAATCAATTACGGTAAAAGACCTGGCCGGCAAAATGGGCCGGGAAGCAGGCGAAGTAATTAAAAAGCTGATGATGCTGGGAACCATGGTCAGTATTAATCAGGAAGTCGATTTCGATACAGCCACTATCTTAGGCGGTGAATTTGGCGTCACTGTTGAAGCTATTCCGCCGGAAGAAGATCCGACAGAAATTCCGGAGATTGAAGATGATGAAAAAGATTTGGTTCATCGTCCACCGGTTGTTACGGTTATGGGGCATGTTGACCATGGCAAAACCTCACTGTTAGACTCTATTCGGCAAACCCATGTGACATCGCAGGAAGCTGGCGGGATTACCCAGCATATTGGTGCTTATCAGGTAATGTGTCAGGGCAAAAAGATTGTCTTTTTGGATACTCCGGGCCATGAAGCGTTTACTTCCATGCGCGCGCGCGGCGCTCAGGTAACTGATATAGCCATTTTGGTTGTTGCCGCTGATGACGGTGTTATGCCTCAAACGATAGAAGCTATCAATCACGCCAAATCGGCAAAAGTTCCGATTATTGTTGCCATTAACAAAATAGATCGTCCGGGTGCAAACCCAGACCGGGTCAAGCAGCAATTGGCAGAACATCAGTTAATACCTGAGGACTGGGGCGGCGACACTATTATGGTTCCGGTCTCAGCCCATCAAAAGACAGGTATCAGCGACATTCTGGAAATGATTTTATTAGTGGCGGAAATGCTTGATCTTAAGGCAAATCCCAATCGTCTTGCTTATGGAACCATTATTGAGGCCAAACTTGATAAAGGGCGGGGACCGGTATCAACCGTACTTGTGCAAAAAGGTACGCTTAGAATCGGTGATACCATCATTGCCGGTACCGCTTATGGTAAAGTGCGGGCAATGACCAATGACCGTGGCGAAAAAATTAAGAAGGCTGAACCCTCTACACCGGTAGAAGTATTGGGATTGGCCGATGTTCCCCAGGCGGGTGATATTTTAGTGGCAGTTGACGAGCGAACTGCCAGGGCTGT
Proteins encoded in this window:
- the rnpM gene encoding RNase P modulator RnpM — its product is MKAKKIPFRMCVGCQTMKSKKELLRVVRTPDGEVILDPTGKKAGRGAYMCPCEQCLTKAFKEKRLEKALKHQIDEAVYNALRAGVTE
- the rimP gene encoding ribosome maturation factor RimP, with the translated sequence MSKEKIESVVEKLVSDIIADSKLELVDVEYVKEHDWYLRVFLDKESGIEIDDCQWVSEQLEAKLDESNLIKDHYYLEVSSPGLDRPLKKERDFVRHAGDKVEVKTYEAINGQKVLVGNLLGLIDGEVRIDIAGQIVNIPREKAAQIRLHIEF
- the nusA gene encoding transcription termination factor NusA, whose translation is MNAEFMQAFEQLGKEKGIAPEVLFDAIEAALISAYKRNFGSAQNVRVSLDRTTGEIHVYARKNVVEDVSDARLELSLKEAKAIDPRYELEDVVELEVTPKNFGRIAAQTAKQVVVQRIREAERGMIYEEFSNRESDIVTGIVQRIEQKNVFIDLGKAEAVLAPSEQIPDEIYKHADRLKTYIVEVKKTTKGPQILVSRTHPGLLKRLFELEVPEIHDGVVEIKSVAREPGLRSKIAVYSRDETVDPVGSCVGHKGMRVQTIVNELKGEKIDIVKWNADPAKYIANALSPARVLSVDIQEAEKMSRVVVPDYQLSLAIGKEGQNARLAAKLTGWKIDIKSESQAAQASVSPLSSAQEEFE
- a CDS encoding L7Ae/L30e/S12e/Gadd45 family ribosomal protein, with the protein product MNEKNLMSLLGLAQKAGKIVSGDFAVQGAIKSGKARMLIVANNASDATKKEYQYQAESRDIVIYYALSKEQLGGAIGKALRAAVVITDNGFVKPLVRALEE
- the infB gene encoding translation initiation factor IF-2 translates to MPKPKSIKIGESITVKDLAGKMGREAGEVIKKLMMLGTMVSINQEVDFDTATILGGEFGVTVEAIPPEEDPTEIPEIEDDEKDLVHRPPVVTVMGHVDHGKTSLLDSIRQTHVTSQEAGGITQHIGAYQVMCQGKKIVFLDTPGHEAFTSMRARGAQVTDIAILVVAADDGVMPQTIEAINHAKSAKVPIIVAINKIDRPGANPDRVKQQLAEHQLIPEDWGGDTIMVPVSAHQKTGISDILEMILLVAEMLDLKANPNRLAYGTIIEAKLDKGRGPVSTVLVQKGTLRIGDTIIAGTAYGKVRAMTNDRGEKIKKAEPSTPVEVLGLADVPQAGDILVAVDERTARAVAEKRVAKKRTEDIKQSQKVSLDDLFKQIQEGSLKDLNIVVKADVQGSIEALRQSLVNIKNNEVRVNIVHAGVGAINESDVMLAAASNALIIGFNVRPDGNARKAADTEKIDVRTYRVIYEAINDVEAAITGMLAPEFKEVVLGHVEVRQVISIPKAVVAGSYVTEGKITSTSQVRILRNGIVIHEGKLESLRRFKDDVKEVAQGYECGITVEKFRDIKEGDIIEAFTMEEVAPRA